A DNA window from Haloferax volcanii DS2 contains the following coding sequences:
- a CDS encoding BCCT family transporter, with the protein MANSNDSTGRSTSELQEDLFYPDMEREPGDRNIQGLGFDIHPVVFPAALLIIGVFVAATLILGEQAASVYSGIRGFFEGNFGWFFLLSVNLFIVVLAYFALSKYGKITLGGVEAEKEFSDFSWMAMLFSAGMGIGLMFYSVSEPLYYFSNVPGFFDAEAGSGGAGIAAMTQTFFHWRFHPWAIYGLVGLGLAFFSFNRGLPLTFRSIFWPLLGERIYGWPGHLIDLVAVFATLFGLATSLGLGVAQINTGLSYILGGSMLGVLSVPNNTGMQIALIAVITLIATASVAAGLEGGIRRLSTVNVFLMFVLLTFVLAAGATMSIFGAWVQGLGNYFSDFLSLAFFTGTLGDGASTVNAWTVFYWAWWIAWSPFVGMFVARISKGRTVREFVFGVFVLPSLFSTVWLSAFGGSALFNSLQGNGAVLATYNEAGQTVAMFALLEQFPFSAVSGLLAVTLIVTFFVTSSDSGSLVVDHLTSGGKHNVPRTQRIFWAVIEGLVASLLLYGGGLGALQTAAIATGFPFAVVLVIMCYTVYLGLDKEYELLQSEEFAERIEDLADEDIDIDVGRSQTSVVTNVRQNPGTTDD; encoded by the coding sequence ATGGCGAATAGCAACGACTCGACCGGTCGGTCGACGAGCGAGTTACAGGAAGACCTGTTTTATCCCGATATGGAGCGCGAACCCGGTGACAGAAACATCCAGGGGTTGGGGTTCGACATCCATCCCGTCGTCTTCCCGGCCGCGCTCTTGATAATCGGCGTCTTCGTCGCTGCGACGCTCATTCTCGGTGAGCAGGCGGCGAGCGTCTATTCGGGTATCAGGGGCTTTTTCGAGGGGAACTTCGGGTGGTTCTTCCTCCTGTCGGTGAACCTCTTTATCGTGGTCTTGGCGTACTTCGCGCTGAGTAAGTACGGAAAGATAACCCTCGGCGGCGTCGAGGCGGAAAAGGAGTTCAGCGACTTCTCGTGGATGGCGATGCTGTTCAGCGCGGGCATGGGTATCGGGCTCATGTTTTACAGCGTCTCGGAGCCGCTGTACTACTTCAGTAACGTCCCCGGCTTCTTCGACGCCGAGGCCGGGTCCGGCGGTGCGGGTATCGCCGCGATGACGCAGACGTTCTTCCATTGGCGGTTCCACCCGTGGGCCATCTACGGCCTCGTCGGCTTGGGACTCGCGTTCTTTTCGTTCAATCGGGGGCTGCCGCTCACGTTCCGGTCGATTTTCTGGCCGCTCCTCGGCGAGCGAATCTACGGCTGGCCGGGCCACCTCATCGACCTCGTGGCGGTGTTCGCGACGCTGTTCGGCCTCGCCACGTCGCTCGGCCTCGGGGTCGCACAGATAAACACCGGGCTGTCGTACATCCTCGGCGGGAGCATGCTCGGCGTCCTGAGCGTTCCGAACAACACCGGGATGCAAATCGCGCTCATCGCCGTGATTACACTCATCGCTACCGCCTCTGTCGCGGCCGGCCTCGAAGGCGGTATCCGGCGTCTGAGCACGGTGAACGTCTTTCTGATGTTCGTGCTGTTGACGTTCGTGCTCGCCGCCGGCGCGACGATGAGCATCTTCGGCGCGTGGGTGCAGGGCCTCGGGAACTACTTCAGCGACTTCCTCTCGCTCGCGTTCTTCACCGGGACGCTCGGCGACGGCGCGTCCACCGTCAACGCTTGGACGGTGTTCTACTGGGCGTGGTGGATTGCTTGGTCGCCGTTCGTCGGGATGTTCGTCGCGCGCATCTCGAAGGGGCGGACGGTCCGCGAGTTCGTCTTCGGCGTGTTCGTCCTGCCGTCGCTGTTCTCGACGGTCTGGCTCTCGGCGTTCGGCGGGAGCGCGCTGTTCAACTCGCTTCAGGGTAACGGCGCGGTCCTCGCGACCTACAACGAGGCCGGCCAGACGGTCGCCATGTTCGCGCTCCTCGAACAGTTCCCGTTCAGCGCCGTCTCGGGGCTGCTCGCCGTGACGCTCATCGTCACGTTCTTCGTGACCTCCTCGGACTCGGGGTCGCTCGTCGTCGACCATCTCACGTCGGGCGGCAAGCACAACGTGCCGCGGACCCAACGCATCTTCTGGGCGGTCATCGAGGGCCTCGTCGCGTCGCTTCTCCTCTACGGCGGGGGTCTCGGCGCGCTCCAGACGGCGGCCATCGCGACGGGGTTCCCGTTCGCCGTCGTCCTCGTCATC
- the solA gene encoding N-methyl-L-tryptophan oxidase, with product MSVRDDRYDVAVVGVGGMGSATAYHLADRGLDVVGLERYDIPHSQGSSHGITRIIRRAYYEHPSYVPLIERAYDLWDDLADETGRDIIHRTGSIDAGPVDNDVFAGSKRSCEEHDIPHEVLTGAEVNERFPGYELPEDYRAVYQEDGGFVVPEQSIIGYTEAAQARGAEIRARERVEDWAETNDGGVRVRTDRGVYVADALVLAAGAWNYKLADALDGLAIPERQALAWFQPESPATFAPEEFPVWNLSVPEGRFYGFPVHDVPGFKLGKYHHRDEEVDPDDFDREPNRADEAILRDVTEKYFPEAAGPTMSLATCMFTNSPDEHFILDTLPDHPQVAVGAGFSGHGFKFASVIGEILADRAGDGESDLPLDMFSLDRFE from the coding sequence CCACCTCGCCGACCGCGGCCTCGACGTCGTCGGTCTCGAACGCTACGACATCCCTCACTCGCAGGGGTCGTCCCACGGCATCACCCGCATCATCCGCCGCGCGTACTACGAACACCCGTCGTACGTCCCGCTCATCGAGCGGGCGTACGACCTCTGGGACGACCTCGCCGACGAGACCGGCCGCGATATCATCCACCGAACCGGCTCCATCGACGCCGGCCCCGTCGACAACGACGTGTTCGCGGGTTCGAAACGCTCCTGTGAGGAACACGACATCCCGCACGAGGTGCTGACCGGCGCGGAGGTCAACGAACGATTCCCCGGCTACGAACTCCCCGAGGACTACCGCGCGGTCTATCAGGAAGACGGCGGGTTCGTCGTCCCCGAGCAGTCGATTATCGGCTATACCGAAGCGGCACAGGCCCGGGGTGCCGAAATCCGCGCCCGCGAACGGGTCGAAGACTGGGCGGAGACGAACGACGGCGGCGTGCGCGTCCGCACCGACCGCGGCGTGTACGTCGCGGACGCGCTCGTGCTCGCCGCGGGCGCGTGGAACTACAAACTCGCTGACGCGCTCGACGGCCTCGCGATCCCCGAGCGACAGGCGCTCGCGTGGTTCCAACCCGAGTCGCCGGCGACGTTCGCGCCCGAGGAGTTCCCCGTCTGGAACCTCAGCGTCCCCGAGGGTCGGTTCTACGGCTTCCCGGTCCACGACGTGCCGGGGTTCAAACTCGGCAAGTACCACCACCGCGACGAGGAGGTCGACCCCGACGACTTCGACCGCGAGCCGAACCGCGCCGACGAGGCGATACTCCGCGATGTCACGGAGAAGTACTTCCCGGAGGCCGCGGGGCCGACGATGTCGCTCGCGACGTGTATGTTCACGAACTCGCCGGACGAGCACTTCATCCTCGACACGCTGCCGGACCACCCGCAGGTCGCCGTCGGCGCGGGCTTTTCGGGACACGGCTTCAAGTTCGCCAGCGTCATCGGCGAAATCCTCGCTGACCGCGCCGGCGACGGCGAGAGCGACCTGCCGCTCGATATGTTCTCGCTCGACCGGTTCGAGTGA